GAATTTCCGGCGGGCGAACTTCTGACAATCTATCTGGAATTTTGTTTGATTAATCTATTGTCCATTAGCATGAATTACTATTCTGTTAGGGCCTATTTTGATTATGATAAATTTGTTGGCCAGATTTTTTTTTACCAATTGGTTAGCAGTAGTATCCATAAACTCTGCTCCACAACTTCATAAACTCTGCTAGGACCCTTCATGTGCTTTCCCAACTTCACATTTTTGTCTAGAACAGAGTTTGTGGAGCTACACTAGTTTATGGAGCTACGTCTATTTGGTTGAAAAATGTTAAGCCAAGCTGAAAAAGGTGGAGCGGAGCAGTTCTAAACAGACCCACATCTATTAAGCAGCCATGAAGCAGTAGTGGCATGCAAGATAGGTACGCGTGCTTTTTGTGAGTCATGCGGGTTTGtatgtactactagtactaggCAGGTAGGGGCTGCTTCGCTGCGCCTGATTTTGCTGGACGCTCTTTTGTGAACGTACCACTCTGGTTGTAAAATGCATTATGTAGGTTGTTGCAAGTACCGTTCAATAGCTCCTACTTATATGCACATTGCATGCATCCAAGAGAGATTTGACTTAGAACTGGACTGTTAGCAATCAGCCAGGTAGCAGGGGAAAATTGGGGAAGAACTTGGGGAAGGGGAATAACAAGCAGCAGCGGGCAGGAGCGAGATGAGGCAGGAGGAATCTGAATTAAGGTTCAGGTTTGGGTTACAATAATGTTCACCCTCTCTCTTTCCCTTCTATTACATATAGACTACTTTGATCCATTCTGGGCCGCTGAGCAGCATGTTGGGCTTGGGCCTAGACGCGGCGGATGTCTGCTCAGGATCCTTCCTTGGGTCATCAGGCACGGGTTCCTCGGGGGCGCTGACATTCCCCCGGTCTTGAGCGACGGCTTGTCCCCAAGCCGGCGCTCGAGGAAACTGCTGCCGGAGTTGCTCAACGGACTCCCATGTAGCCAACGCCGGCGGCATATGAGACCATGCAACCAGGACTTGTTCAATAGGATGAGCCCCAGCAGACCAGCGATGCTGAACAATGCGAACTGGAACCTGAAACTGGACAAGGTCAGATGCCAATGAGGCACTTACAGGCAGGGAACCTGGTGAGTTTTTCAActgggacacatggaaaacaGGGTGGATGGAGGCGCCAGTCGGAAGCAGCAGCTTGTAGTCGACCTTGCCAATCCGTTCCACAATGCGAAATGGCCTGAAGAATTTGAAGGACAATTTATGATGAGCACGGCGAGCCACAGAGGACTGCACATACGGCTGAAGTTTAAGGAACACGGAGTCCTCGACAGCGAACTGGCGATCCACACGATGCTTGTCGGCCTGACGTTTCATGCGAGTTTGAGCACGAAGCAGATGTTGGCGAACCAGAGCTTGCACCAGATCACGGTCTTCAAGCCATTCTTTCAACTTAGGTACTGGAGAGGCCAGGTTGATATCGAAGCCCAAATGACGGGGCGGACAGCCACAGAGCACTTCAAACGGGGACCTTCCCGATGCTGAATGGAAGCTTGTGTTATACCAGTATTCCGCCAAGGAGAGCCACTGAGACCAGCTGTTTGCACAAGCATGAGCGAAACAACGCAAATAAGTCTCCATGCACTGGTTAACATGCTCAGTCTGACCATCGCTCTGTGGGTGGTACGCAGTACTCATCCGCAACTCAGTGCCAGCTAACTGAAATAGTGTCTGCCAAAACTTGCTTGTGAACACCTTGTCTCGGTCAGAAATAATATCCATTGGCAGGCCGTGCAGCTTGAAAACGTGATCCATCATCCATGAACACACGAGCGACAGAGGCAGCCGTGAAGGGGTGGCGAAGTGGCAGGAAATGAGCAAACTTGGAAAACTTGTCGACCACCACAAGCACCGAATTTGCAGACCCAGAAAGAGGAAGTCCCTAGACAAAATCCATAGAGATTACCTCCCAGGAAGCACGCGGCACAGGTAGCGGTTGCAGGAGCCCAGGGTAACCATCACGATCAGGCTTAGCTTGGGCACAAGTGTGACAATCCTGGACATATTTGAGTGCACGCATACCAGGCCAGCAAAACAAGGGACGAAGCTTCTGCAGAGTGGCGGGAGCGCCGGATCAATGGCCGCCAAGGGCTATCATGCAGGGCTGCGGGCACTTTGGACTGAAATGCAGTGTTGTTACCGAGCCAGATTCTGCCATTGTGCATGATGATCCCATTCTGCAGCTTGTATGGTGGACGAGCTGCAGGGTCCAAGAGCAGCTGCTGTAATAGCTGACGACCTTCAGGGTCAGATGCGTACCACCGCTGGAGTTCAGTCATCCAAGAATGCACTGGCGACGACACGGCTGCCAACTCCAAGTCATGATCCCAACGAGACAGCGCATCTGGCTCTTGATTGTCAACGCCACGACAATAGATGACACGATAGCG
The DNA window shown above is from Miscanthus floridulus cultivar M001 unplaced genomic scaffold, ASM1932011v1 fs_164_2_3, whole genome shotgun sequence and carries:
- the LOC136530611 gene encoding uncharacterized protein encodes the protein MTYRSPSPYVHVISERGISTDPAKIQAISSWPTPVNVRALRGFLGLAGYYLKFIRHFGLIAKPLTDLLRKDTMFIWTSVHESAFQSLKAALCSAPVLGIPDFSKTFHIETDASGYGVGAVLLQDGHPLAFISKALAPRNQGLSAYEKEYLAIIMAVEQWRHYLLQAEFVIHTDHRSLVYLNEQRLHMPWQQKVFTKLLGLRYRVIYCRGVDNQEPDALSRWDHDLELAAVSSPVHSWMTELQRWYASDPEGRQLLQQLLLDPAARPPYKLQNGIIMHNGRIWLGNNTAFQSKVPAALHDSPWRPLIRRSRHSAEASSLVLLACWSQWLSLAEYWYNTSFHSASGRSPFEVLCGCPPRHLGFDINLASPVPKLKEWLEDRDLVQALVRQHLLRAQTRMKRQADKHRVDRQFAVEDSVFLKLQPYVQSSVARRAHHKLSFKFFRPFRIVERIGKVDYKLLLPTGASIHPVFHVSQLKNSPGSLPVSASLASDLVQFQVPVRIVQHRWSAGAHPIEQVLVAWSHMPPALATWESVEQLRQQFPRAPAWGQAVAQDRGNVSAPEEPVPDDPRKDPEQTSAASRPKPNMLLSGPEWIKVVYM